DNA from Eucalyptus grandis isolate ANBG69807.140 chromosome 5, ASM1654582v1, whole genome shotgun sequence:
GGAAGTCAACTCTTTGGATGGCTGCGCGTGACGAAGCTAGAAGCAACAGTTTAAGACAATCGCATTTGAGGTCAAGGACGGTGATGTTGAGCCGACAACAAGAAGAGAGATCGACTAAGAGGTGTTCATCTGGTGTGGACGAAGTCGAGCGGTGAGTAGTAAAGCGAGTCCATCgggtttttctccttttttttctgtttcttttttccttagatTTTCCATAAGGTGGGGATTTTTTGTCTATCTAGATACATTCAAATCTAGTGTTCTCCCAAACACCAGATATTATCCTATCCAAAATTATATTCGGTCCTCCAAACTTAGCTTAAGTAATAATGACTTAAACAAAATCTTTCGTAAGGAGCGTGAAACTCTCATGTTAACACCCAGAAAGGTATATGCACTATTACGCCTCTCTACATTGTCTGTCttataagaaaaaagagatcTTTGTCTTTTTTACGAGAACTTGTTTTTAGGCttgttaaaatttatcacgaagcCTCTATAATGTTATCTCTTCTGTCAACAGCATTCATCtcacttttaatattttccatagtAACATTTCATTGAGTTAGGCGATAGAAAAGGACAATAAGCAATGCAGACGGCGTACATGCTTCCTCCCAAGTATCTCGCAGACTCGCACGAATGCACTGTCAAACTGGCTATGGTCTTGTCACTGTTCGCCCCAACGTATGTCTCCTTGCGCTCAGAAacgaagagaaaaagaaaagccccaCCAATTAATGAATCCCACCTGTGGGTTTCGATTTTCTTATTTAGAAGCAGTCAGCCGACTTGAGAAATAACAATGTCAGGAATATTTTCCACAGATTCCTATATCTCGCTCTTGGGTTTCGATTTGTCATTTTCGACGAGGAGCGCAAGAACGTTCGGCGAAGGAATTGGCAAGGAATACTAAAATTAATTGACCAAGCTCTTCCCCAAGTGACCTGCACAACAGGTCATGTGCACGTTATGTTCTCTAGACAACCGAAGGAGTCGGGCATTCCATTTTAGTTATTTtcactactttttttttaatcgaaattccccccccctctctctctctctctctctctctctctattgagAATATCATTAACCAAATATAGAtatagaagttttttttttttttttggtgaagaaaaaaaaattggtgaagaATATAGATATAGAAGTTGCTAATTAGAGTTAggattaatactataaaaataccaaattggtacaccgataataaatttattctaaattaatttttgtccaTTTAAAACCctatctatgacaaatttaccctttttttttaattttcattaaactttaatgtcaaattgctaaatttgGTAACAAGTATCGATTGACAAGTATACTAGTCTAGAATTTTATCCTtcatttgtcacaggtatatcgatttattgattttaaactttaatgtcaaattgctaaatttgGTGGCAAGTATCAATATGTTGAAAGGTCGGGTTCGTTAGTTTTATTTATGAATATGTatcgaaaatgttttctaagGAATTATAATTCTCATTCagaagtttcatttttttataatgaagaATGTACCCATTTGCATATGGATTGACACAATTTAGGACCATCCACTTTAGAAGTGATACAACATAAAAGCTTTCAAGCTTCAAATACAATAGATTAGCACAAAAATACTCAGATCATTCTTAATTTTGAAAGGACAATATCATTCATTTCTCCCTACTACTCTCTTTTCCAAGAGGTAGCTCATAGCTGACTAGATTACACAGAGTGGAAAAAGCAAAATACTTTCTTTTTCCACACCatccaatattttatttttgccaatCACATAAAACACAGCCAAATTAACTGACGATCAATCTCCATTTCTTCGTCTCCCAAGCAAACCACGCAGAACCCTTAGACAGCAAAGTTGACGACCGACCGGTACGTCTGTCCGGGCTGCCACCCAGCGGGGATCACGTTGTTGGCAACCAGGGTCTTGCCGGAGTCAAGAGAGGTGAGCTTGATCGAGAATGGGGCGCGCAGCTGGCCTGCGCCATCCAACTTCCAAACCGCGCCCCACGACTGTTGCATCGGAAGCCAAGAGTCAGAGTCTAGAGCCTGCTTCAGGTTGACGGCGCCGAGCTCGCCATCACCATCCTCGTACTCAATTAGCGCAGCGAAATAGTTGGGGTTCGAGCCGGAGTCAACGTGGAATGCCACCTTCGCGCCGGGGAAATTGCACTTTACTCTGCTTGACATTGTAAATATGTGCACATAAATAGACTTTTAATAAGCAAGTTAGACTATTTGCTGATTAGTATAAGTCTGGTGAAAGCAAAGTTTCTCGTTAATTTAAAGCACTTTTCAATGCGttttatcttccttttttccctctgCGCGTCTGTTAAAATTGGAATTCACTCGAAAGGATCCATAGAGAAAGGATCAACTGTACGGACTTTTGGTATTGAATTTGCAGCACCCCAGCGTTGCGAAGTTCATCGGCCTTGCCGGAGCTCGCCATGGCTCCAAAAGCCGTGCCGCTCAAATCGAAGTGAGCAGATTCAGCGACACAAGGGCCACCAGGGCATTCATCAGTTATAACAACCGTCATCGGGTTCCCGGAACAAGCCGCGTTTTCAGTGCATTTCAcctgaaatttaatcaacaagaGCTCAAAAGACTGCACTTCCTAACTACTACTAAATAATCTGTTTCAATAGGACAATATGTACCGAGTCAAATAATCTATTTAAATACGAAGAATTTAAACTACGTTTAATGGGAGTCTAGAAAGCGTGCCGCAGTAGATGTTTTCATCAATTCTATTCCACGATTGTTAATTTAGGAAAAGCATATCTCGTGAACATATATTAACTTTGTCCGTGGCAAATTTTCTCCGATGACGgcgaatataaaaataattcgagAAACACTTTTCTAGCAAGAGAGAAACCTGGTAACAAGCTCCACATCCTTTGCCTGATTTGAAAAGAGAAGGCCCTCCTGCGGACACCATTGAAGAGAATGGAGCTTGGGCGACCCCACTCCCATACCCACATGCACCACCTACGTACAAAATATCATACAAagcatattatatataaaatattatatatgtatgtataaatatatatgtatatttgcaGATCAGGTGAAATGTGTAATTACTAGAGTAGTATTGTCTAGCGTTGTACTTGATTCCAGTTTGACCTCTAAGTCTACATGTGTTTGGtacaaagccaaaatcaatCACGATTAGGTGATTGACCTAAGCAACTCATATGTCCGAACCGATTTATACTCGAAAGACTTGATAAGTCAATTACTGAAAGGCGTGTGATGAGACCAACGGCGCTTGCGTAAAAAGATCTTTACTCCAGGTGAATcgaccaaataaaaatatattcattccATTACCATCGCTTCCAGCGCCGTTGGGACTCCCGTACCACGTCGCACCTGCCGGCGACCAATCACCGTTGGACTGAACTTTCGAGATGTTAAGCGATTTGGGGTTGAAGCAGTGAGACGAGTTTATgaggagagaaaggagaagggcGAGAGGGAAGCAAATCGATGGAGATTGAAGAAGCGCCATGTGATTCTCGAGACACTTTGGTCAGGAGTTTGATTTCTTGCACTCAATTTGGGCGCACAACGGGCGGGTATTTATAGTCAAATTGAGAGCACAAAATTCCACTAAATCGGAGTCCTTGTCGTCATTGGAGAATTTTCGGCCATAGTTTTTACCAtcatttattgttattttatatGGTTTGCTCGCACTATAACTTTTCTTGCGAGCTGAGTAATCCGACGCAATGATCTCCGTAACTATTTTGGCGACGGATCATGGGGCGTTTTGATGTAAAACAACATGCAAATGCTTTTATGGAAACATTAGAGCGTCATAAGAGCAGGCAGTTCCACAAATCCGAAATGTCCTAGATTTCAAATGTATTTTGTAGATTTTCTAGTTGTGTTTTGATAACTttccattttatcaatatatttttcttaattttgttattcGATTTCAGTTACTTGGTTATTTTCTAAATGACGACCTCCATATAAATAGGCACCTAAGATATTGTAATCTACACtttattattcaaaataaatgctATCTTTTGGAATCCTTTTGAGCATAACTTTCTCTGCCTCACGTTTGAATCATTGAAGTATGGATTCATGCAGATTTTACGGCAAATA
Protein-coding regions in this window:
- the LOC120293298 gene encoding putative expansin-B2, which translates into the protein MALLQSPSICFPLALLLSLLINSSHCFNPKSLNISKVQSNGDWSPAGATWYGSPNGAGSDGGACGYGSGVAQAPFSSMVSAGGPSLFKSGKGCGACYQVKCTENAACSGNPMTVVITDECPGGPCVAESAHFDLSGTAFGAMASSGKADELRNAGVLQIQYQKVKCNFPGAKVAFHVDSGSNPNYFAALIEYEDGDGELGAVNLKQALDSDSWLPMQQSWGAVWKLDGAGQLRAPFSIKLTSLDSGKTLVANNVIPAGWQPGQTYRSVVNFAV